Below is a window of Chryseobacterium arthrosphaerae DNA.
ATTATTCTGTACAGAAGTATTATTCATTACAGCCAAAGCAGGGTTGACAGAAGTTACAGTTACATTTGAAATATGTTCATTTGTTCCTGTACCTGTCATAGGACAATAGGTTAATACCGGTGTTGTAAACTGTTGTGAAGGAGAGAATGCTCCTTGGTTATTATTACATATTGTTGACACCTGAACTTCATATTGCGTCTGTTCTGTAAGGCCTTGAATGGTATAGTTATTTCCCGGAGGCAACACAGGATTTATAGTCGTCCATGCTGTTGTTCCTACTTTTCTGTATCTTAATATATAAGTGGCTCCTGCCGTAGTAGCCCATGATACATTGGCAGAGGTTGGTGTCAGATTGGTGATGGTAATATTAGAAGGTGCTGCGGTGGTACATGTCGGCAAATCGATAAGTTTAACAGCATAATCTTCTACTTCACCATTGGCAAAAGATCCGCAGACAGCCGGACTGCTTATATCTCTCATAACGACCCGCATCCTTGTGGTAAGAGGCCCTGAATAAGCTGTTGCAGGCACCGGAAATGTAGCCGTTACAGGAGTTACCTGGTTATTGGCTGCATTAAGTACCCTCTCTGTTGTTTCGAATGTCCCGTTCTTGTCAAAATCTATCCATACGCTTACAGCCTTATTACTCATCGTTCCCGGCCAGAATTTTGATACTGAAACCGTATTATTACCAGTCCCCCGGACCAGGGTTATTAATTTGGTAGCATCCGCTGAATAATCGGTATAATTATTAGCTCCGGAGTTATTGCTCATGGTGTAAGAGCTTGTAGCTGCTACCGTGACATTTGAAATATATCCATTATTGGTATTCGTAGAAGTAGCCGTACAATAAGGAGTCATAAACACTGTGGATGCCGAAAAGTTTCCGGTTACCCCAGAACAGATATTGGCGATCTGAACTTCATAATGAGTACCTGCTGTAAGTCCTTGCAGTGTTGTCGTATTAACGGTTGGATTGGGGTTAACCGTTATCCATGCAGTAGCTCCCGCTACACGGTACCGTACTATATAAGTTGCATTAAAGGAGGCATTCCAGGTTATAGTGGCTGTTGTTTGTGTAGTAGCTGTCACTACAATTCCTCCCGGAGCATTAGTATTACAGATTGGCAATGTACTTATCGGAGCGCTTCCAATAGCATAAAATACGTTATTAAGAGCACTTACTCTGATTTTTGCAGTACCTCCTACAGTAAGCGGAAAAGGACTGAAATCCAGCGCTTCGGATCCGTCATTAGGTGTTGAAGCTGTCACTACATTCCAGGTAACGCCATTATCTGTAGTAAAATCAATTTTTACATTAGGAGCATTATAGGGTGCTGCATTGGTATTCACAACATCCCAGACTACGTTAGTGGGTCCGTTATTATAAACAGTTGTAGGGTTCACTTTAAACGGTCCGTTATTTCCAACAATAATTGTCTGGGTTGCCGACTGTGTCTGTTGTTCTGTGGAAACAGGATTGTTGTCACGCACAGTCACTGTAAATCTGGTTGTTCTGGCCACTGTAGACACGGCCTCCCATAGATTATTTGAATTATTTAAAACACCTGCCAGAACAGAACTGAGTCTTGGAAAATACCGTGTAGGGCTATTGGATGGTGCAATTGATCTGAAAGACGGTCCGGATGCCGTATTCCCTAAATTATTCGTATTAATCACTTCATTCGCTATATCTACTTCCTCCCAGGTATACGTCATTGGATCATTCTCCGCATCAGTAGCTGATGCTGTCAGGACAAAAGCTGTCCCTTTTGGAATATTATAAGTAGGCAATGCCCCGATTACTGGCGGCGTATTGGTAATCTGTGTTTCTATATCACAGGTTTTACTAATCAGGTTGGCCTGAATGTCTCTTATATTGGTTGTATTAAAATAAGGATCTGAATGTGGCTGAACATCAGTATTTGCTCCTGTAACACCTGCGTAGCCCATAATGGTAGACCCTGAACCCGGTTCAACACTTGTTGCAGAACCTAATTGAGGAGCGTCATAAGAAAAACTGTGTATTCCTCCCAGCTGATGTCCTATCTCATGGGCAACAAAATCAATATCAAAATTGTCTCCTACCGGAGGATTATTGCCTGGAGAAGTCCAGCCTGAACCTTTATCTTTTCCTGCAGGTGTCAGATTATCCCGGCATATGCAGCCGATACATCCGGCGTTTCCACCGGCGCCCGGCGGAGAAAATAAATGTCCGATATCATAATTTGCATTACCTACGGTTGCGGTAAGAACATTCTGAACCTGAGAATTCCAGCCCACGATACCGTTCTGGGTTCCGTTTTCAGTTGCGGAATAGGGATCCGTGTTTGCATTGGTATATATCAGACTTGGAAAATTCTGTAAATTTAAATGAAGAGCAAAGTCTTTTTCATAAACTCCATTGATCCTTGTAAGCGTTGCATTCATAGCAGCCAATGCTCCGGCTACAGTTCCTCCGTGATACTGGGTATATTCACCACACACACTCAGTGCTAATCTCAATGTTCTGTATTTCCGGTCAGATGATTTTCCAAAATTTGTCACCTGATTCGTAAAAGACTGCCCCTGCTGATGTAGCTTTTCTATCTCAAGTTTATCACTTTCCTCTTCTCCGGTTGAGCACACAAATCCGGATTTCCCTCCTTTTGTTTTAGGATAAACCCTATAAACAGTTTTAGCGGTATTCGCAGGTTCTATAAATTCGGATCCTTCGCCGGTGATAATCATAGACTGAAAATCATGAGGTGCTAAGCTAAACCTCAGGTATTTGCCAGGGTCATCAATTCCTACTCCTACGTAGGAGCCAAGCTGATATTGTTCTGCCAGCTCTTTCACCACAACCGGAAAACTGTAGACAGAAAATTTTTCAATTTTCCCGTTTAAAGTAGGTAAAGATATGATCACAGGTTTTGCATTTTTGCCTGTTTCCTGCGCATTCTTCAATTGAGATTTTAGCAGTGAAATGTCTAAAGAGTAATAGCTGTCATTGGGCAAGCCATCTCTGATGAGTTTTCCATCGGGTGCTGCAGGGGTCCATTGTGCATGAGCCATTGCGAACAAACAAAGGAAAAAGAAAGAAATAAAAGTTTTATTCATAATTTCTCTTAAAGCTTTGTATTAATCTCACAAAACTAAACACTTTAATATCAACAAACAACACATTAGCTAATTTGATTGAAAACTTAGCAATAAAAACTCTAAGTAATTAAAAATATTCATAGTTTTATTGAAAAATATGAAAAAATTCAAAACACAGTGACTAATTAACTCATCAAAAGACAAAAAAAAGCCCCCATTTCTGGAGGCTTTTCTATCTGAAATTTAGTTGATTATTGTTTGATAAATTTCTTTTGAACAGTTTTACCATTATCATCGATATCAATTACATAAACACCGTTGATCAATTTGCTTACATTGATCTGGCTGTTGAGTAAAATACCGTCTGCGATCACCTGTCCGGCAGCATTGTAGATCTTATATTTTGCTCTTTTGCTAATATTTTTCACAAACAATACAGAACTTACCGGGTTAGGATAGATCATGATATCATTCTGATCAAGAGGGTTAGGAGTTACCTGTTTAGAAATTCTTACCGTGTAATCTTCAACTTCCCCATTTTTAAAGCTGGTACAGTTTACAGGAACGCCGTCTCTTTCCATAGCCACTCTCATTACTACATATTTGTAATCTGTCATGCTTACAAATGCGTCGGTAGGTACATTGAACTTACCTGATACCGGACTTGTTGTATTTGGAGGTGAAGTAAAGATTCTTTCATTAATATCGAACTCACCGTTTCTGTTGAAATCAATCCAAACTGCAATTCCTTCATTGTAAGTATTTCCTGTCCATTTTTTCTCAATGATGATTTCATTGTCAGTAGATCCCTGAACCAGTTCAATGAAAGTCTTAGACACTCCGGTATAATCTGTATAAGTAGATGCACCTGATTCATTTTCCATTACTTTCTTACCATTCGGTTTCACAGTAACTTTAGAAATATGCTCTCCTGTAGAACTTCCTGAAGCCATTCTACAATACGTTACCGTAGGGGTTGTAAAATAGTATGGAGGGGTATAATTTCCAGGGGTACCGTTACAGATATTTACTACCTGCATTTCATATTTCGTTAATTCCGTAAGACCTGTCAATACAAGGTTGTTAACCAATGTAGGAACTTCTGTCCAGCTCGGAATACCAACTTTTCTGTATCTAAGAACATACGTTGCTCCAGGGAAAGGATCCCATTTGATCTCAGCCGATGTAGGCAATAATTGAGTAATCGTTAATCCCGGAGGTGGAATTTCACATATTCTTTCTGTTGTAAATACTTTAGGGTTTGAATATGGATTGATGGTATTTTCTCCGTTACACTTATTGGCAATCTGCACTTCGTATGTAGTAAATGGCTCTAGAGGAGTTGTACTTCCCAATACATAAGTATTTGCAGGAGGGTTAGGTAAACTAACGTTATTCCAAGTAGTGGTACCTACTTTTCTCCATTGCATCGTATAAGTAGCACTTGCTGCAAGTGGAGACCACGTAATCAATGCAGTTGTTGGCGTAATGTTCGTTACAGTCACATTCGGAGGAGTAGGATCACATCTTGTAGTGAATGTTGTGATAGGAGTAGGAGTACCAACAACATCTCCACAAATTGCGGCAATTTCTACTTCATATGTTGTAGCCGGAGTCAATCCGTTAATTGTTAGATTTGGAAAGTTATTCAATAATGCAGAAGCATATACCTGAGTCCAGGTTGTAGTTCCCAACACTCTGTATTTTACCAAATAACTTACTCCTGCTCCTGTAATATTAATAGTCACAGAATTATGTGCAGGCGTAAATACAGGATTATTTGGTTTGGCATTGCTACAAGGTCTTATTCTAACTCTGTAGTCTTCTACCTCTCCGTCTACAGCATTCTGACACATCACAGGAGCACTTGAACGTTTTGCTACCACTCTCATGGTCGTAGTTAACGGTCCCGTATAAGCTGTTGAAGGAACTGCAAAGGTTGTTGTAACCGGTGTAGTTGTATTAGCTGCGGAAAGTATAAATCTCTCTGTAGTATTATCAAACTGTCCGTCTCTGTTGAAGTCGATCCATGCAGTTACCGCTACATTTCCTGTTGCACCATTCCAGCCTTTTGAAACTGAAATTTTATTATTCTGAGAATTAACATCTAAAGTAATAAGGGTCTCAGGAGTTGTATAGCTGATATAGTTGGTCTGTACCGAAGTATTATTCATTACAGGAACTCCAGGGTTTGAAGAAGTAACGGTTACATTGGAAATGTGATCGTTCGTACCTGAACCTGTCATCTGACAATAAGACAACGGTGGCGTCGTAAATGTTACTGATGATGAATAGCTACCTGTAGAAGTTCCGCACTTGGTAGAAACCTGAACTTCATAACTTGTCTGTTCTGTAAGACCAGGAATTGTATAGTAGTTCTGACCTGCAGGTAAAGTCATCGTCTGCCATGTACCACCAGATGTTGTTCTCCATCTTATGGTATAAGTAGCTCCTGTGGTTGCTACCCATGATACTGTAGCAGAAGTAGCAGTAAGACTGTTTACCGTAATATTGGTTGGAGCTGCTGTTGTACAGTTCTGAGGATCTATAAACTTCACAGCATAGTCTTCCACTTCACCCTGGCTGAATGATCCGCAAGGATCAGAATCATCAAAATAAGTCATGACCACACGCATACGGGTATTCTGAGTACCGGTATATGCAGAAGGAAGTACTGTGAAATTAGCTGTTACCGGAGTAGTCGTATTATAAGTAGTATTCAGGATTCTTTCAGTAACGTCAAAAACTCCGTCTCTGTTAAAATCGATCCAAGCAGAAACTCCATAAGAAGAGGAAGATCCCGGCCAGTATTTG
It encodes the following:
- a CDS encoding GEVED domain-containing protein, which produces MSVFLLGKMNRRFKPFITLLCMVFGLLIQAQTVTIGTGTSTQRYPLAGYYGFERSASLYTASEINLPAGGSLLSVAWNATASTSFSLPVKIYVKPVASTVTTITAQNWDTAIGGATLVYNGTLNNMPTGWNTVTLQTPFYYNGSDNMMVYVETSYGGYGTGTTAGNAFTYSTAASKHMYIRGDNTPPTQDGTVGPERPNIRMTFGPAPACPPPGVITLTSATTTSAGISWTAPNPAPAGGYEIYYSTSSTAPTATTPPSQTVTTGTSATISPLVANTTYYIWVRAKCDAANQSWWVGPISFHTAYCTPTGGSSSTQYYLNNVTTTGGISNLGYTANSYTAYVNSTAPFSAIPSATLTMNLASSMPSSFSSFYYYVWIDWNNNLSFNDPGETILATTNYATTGTATIPIPANTPPGAYKVRTATSYSGNINSCGPAPYGNYVDFTLNVIALQPCSTAPPSNIAVSNVTASTAVVSWVPAIGATYVVRYKPVTGTTWTSITVNTTLASSQLLANLLDQTQYEVQVATVCGGATGAFSPSVTFTTLALNYCTAGPTGNTSTSGYINNVTVTPTNAPIMVSNSASDGYKDYTADPTRLVILQRGGGNTNKISVNKYWPGSSSSYGVSAWIDFNRDGVFDVTERILNTTYNTTTPVTANFTVLPSAYTGTQNTRMRVVMTYFDDSDPCGSFSQGEVEDYAVKFIDPQNCTTAAPTNITVNSLTATSATVSWVATTGATYTIRWRTTSGGTWQTMTLPAGQNYYTIPGLTEQTSYEVQVSTKCGTSTGSYSSSVTFTTPPLSYCQMTGSGTNDHISNVTVTSSNPGVPVMNNTSVQTNYISYTTPETLITLDVNSQNNKISVSKGWNGATGNVAVTAWIDFNRDGQFDNTTERFILSAANTTTPVTTTFAVPSTAYTGPLTTTMRVVAKRSSAPVMCQNAVDGEVEDYRVRIRPCSNAKPNNPVFTPAHNSVTINITGAGVSYLVKYRVLGTTTWTQVYASALLNNFPNLTINGLTPATTYEVEIAAICGDVVGTPTPITTFTTRCDPTPPNVTVTNITPTTALITWSPLAASATYTMQWRKVGTTTWNNVSLPNPPANTYVLGSTTPLEPFTTYEVQIANKCNGENTINPYSNPKVFTTERICEIPPPGLTITQLLPTSAEIKWDPFPGATYVLRYRKVGIPSWTEVPTLVNNLVLTGLTELTKYEMQVVNICNGTPGNYTPPYYFTTPTVTYCRMASGSSTGEHISKVTVKPNGKKVMENESGASTYTDYTGVSKTFIELVQGSTDNEIIIEKKWTGNTYNEGIAVWIDFNRNGEFDINERIFTSPPNTTSPVSGKFNVPTDAFVSMTDYKYVVMRVAMERDGVPVNCTSFKNGEVEDYTVRISKQVTPNPLDQNDIMIYPNPVSSVLFVKNISKRAKYKIYNAAGQVIADGILLNSQINVSKLINGVYVIDIDDNGKTVQKKFIKQ
- a CDS encoding GEVED domain-containing protein, which codes for MNKTFISFFFLCLFAMAHAQWTPAAPDGKLIRDGLPNDSYYSLDISLLKSQLKNAQETGKNAKPVIISLPTLNGKIEKFSVYSFPVVVKELAEQYQLGSYVGVGIDDPGKYLRFSLAPHDFQSMIITGEGSEFIEPANTAKTVYRVYPKTKGGKSGFVCSTGEEESDKLEIEKLHQQGQSFTNQVTNFGKSSDRKYRTLRLALSVCGEYTQYHGGTVAGALAAMNATLTRINGVYEKDFALHLNLQNFPSLIYTNANTDPYSATENGTQNGIVGWNSQVQNVLTATVGNANYDIGHLFSPPGAGGNAGCIGCICRDNLTPAGKDKGSGWTSPGNNPPVGDNFDIDFVAHEIGHQLGGIHSFSYDAPQLGSATSVEPGSGSTIMGYAGVTGANTDVQPHSDPYFNTTNIRDIQANLISKTCDIETQITNTPPVIGALPTYNIPKGTAFVLTASATDAENDPMTYTWEEVDIANEVINTNNLGNTASGPSFRSIAPSNSPTRYFPRLSSVLAGVLNNSNNLWEAVSTVARTTRFTVTVRDNNPVSTEQQTQSATQTIIVGNNGPFKVNPTTVYNNGPTNVVWDVVNTNAAPYNAPNVKIDFTTDNGVTWNVVTASTPNDGSEALDFSPFPLTVGGTAKIRVSALNNVFYAIGSAPISTLPICNTNAPGGIVVTATTQTTATITWNASFNATYIVRYRVAGATAWITVNPNPTVNTTTLQGLTAGTHYEVQIANICSGVTGNFSASTVFMTPYCTATSTNTNNGYISNVTVAATSSYTMSNNSGANNYTDYSADATKLITLVRGTGNNTVSVSKFWPGTMSNKAVSVWIDFDKNGTFETTERVLNAANNQVTPVTATFPVPATAYSGPLTTRMRVVMRDISSPAVCGSFANGEVEDYAVKLIDLPTCTTAAPSNITITNLTPTSANVSWATTAGATYILRYRKVGTTAWTTINPVLPPGNNYTIQGLTEQTQYEVQVSTICNNNQGAFSPSQQFTTPVLTYCPMTGTGTNEHISNVTVTSVNPALAVMNNTSVQNNYTNYTTPATLITLETGSVNNKISVAKGWSGATSNTAVTAWIDFNRDGQFDNAERILISAASSNTPVTAMFDVPSNAYSGPLTTTMRVALRRTSAPVMCQNITDGEVEDYAVRLRPCSTATPTGFGVNTVTHNSAVINWTAAADNITYLLQYRVQGAAAWTDIYVTSIPYTLNNLSPSTTYEVKIAANCGISLGTFTPVVVFTTRCDPEPPGVTVSSITTNSALITWAPSVTGVKYKMRWRKVGSTGWPNPEIDLPAAPANTYTLGSLDPYTAYEVQIASQCPAETIWNSYSNPVIFTTERTCELPPPGLTITQLLPTSAVIQWDPFPGATYLLRYRKVGIPGWTNIQVATNNYTLTGLSELTKYEMQVANICNGIPGTFTPPYYFTTPTVTYCRMSSGSSVGEHISKVTVKPNGKKIMENESGASTYTDYTGVPETFIELIQGSVDNEIIIEKKWTGNTYNEGIAVWIDFNRNGEFDVNERVFTSPPNTTSPVSGKFNVPVDAFVSMTDYKYVVMRVAMERDGVPVNCLSFKNGEVEDYSVRISKNVISNPLNQDDILIYPNPVSSVLYVKNIGKRAKYKIYSAVGQVIAEGILLNNQINVSKLINGVYVIDIDDNGKTVQKKFIKE